The Rhipicephalus sanguineus isolate Rsan-2018 chromosome 7, BIME_Rsan_1.4, whole genome shotgun sequence genome includes a window with the following:
- the LOC119399271 gene encoding keratin-associated protein 21-1-like: MNGYTLLAFFGVIAAAYAGGYGLGHGYGVGLAYGHGYGLGYGYGHGYGHGYALGHGYGHGHHGAIVATSVQKTVHHAPARAVAVAHGYGHGYGHGLGYGHGLGYGVALGHGYGYGHGFGHYG, encoded by the exons ACCCTCCTCGCCTTCTTCGGTGTCATCGCCGCGGCCTACGCCGGTGGCTACGGCCTCGGCCACGGCTATGGCGTCGGCCTCGCCTACGGTCACGGCTACGGTCTTGGCTACGGCTATGGCCACGGCTATGGACATGGCTACGCCCTCGGCCACGGCTACGGACACGGCCACCACGGTGCCATTGTGGCCACCTCTGTGCAGAAGACTGTTCATCATGCTCCTGCTCGTG CTGTTGCTGTTGCCCACGGCTATGGTCATGGTTACGGCCATGGTCTTGGCTACGGACATGGTCTCGGCTATGGCGTTGCCCTCGGCCACGGTTACGGCTATGGCCACGGCTTCGGACACTACGGTTAA